The Ctenopharyngodon idella isolate HZGC_01 chromosome 19, HZGC01, whole genome shotgun sequence genomic sequence ACAAGGTTACCGTGGAAACATGCTATATGCATATTCCTGCATAATGCATATGTCCGGAGACTAATCTTTATGTGTCTCCTCcagtaaaatcaaaatttctttATTGGTAAATCCGCGCTGAAAATAATCCTTTATGAGGTCTTCCATTTTATGTAGAATAATAACGAAGCACCAATCCTAATGGTCAGTCGCAGTGAAAGGCAACGCAAGCAAAGtaagaagtcagaattctgactttatatcacgcaattgcgagtttatatctcagaattctgactttataactcgcaattgtgagatataaactcgcaattgcgagataaaaagtcagaattctgagataaaaagtcgcaattactctttttttttttttatttagtggcggaaacgggcttccataatgAACAACCCCCTAATGGTAAGAATTAAACTTTGACATTTCGTTGAGAAGAGGTGTGCTATTACTAAGGGAATgcacttaaaggggacctattatgccactttcacaagatgtaatataagtctctggtgtctccagaatgtgtctgtgaagtttcagctcaaaataccccacagatcatttattatagcttgtcaaatttgcccctatttgggtgtgagcaaaaacacgccgtttttgtgtgtgtccctttaaatgcaaatgagctgctgctcccggccccctttccagaagagggcggagctttaacagctcacgcttcggttgctcaacaacaacaaagctggagaatctcacgcagccaaaatgaggattgtcagtaacggtgttcagccttacattgttcaaaccggagtcgacactgatggagagactcaggaagaagttacaacttttagaatgaaactggacgtttctgaatggttagtggataaatgtagttgctgtggagttgattcaactcatcgactagcatgtgccgtcatgttaatcttttgtgcaaaatctaatgttttcaacattgataataatcagaaatgtttcttgagcagcaaatcatcatattagaatgatttctgaaggatcatgtgacactgaagactggagtaatgatgctgaaacgGGTTTTTACTGAAGCAtatttacagtcttttaccattaaattttttaaaatgtagttataAAAACAGACATTATATTTGAATCTAGGATGATGTATTTTCTTGTCCCATTTTTGTTCTGAATGTCTGCCTGTTGTTTCTGTTCATGGGAGTTTTGTTTCTCGCTGTAGGTTCATGTGTGTCTGCGCTCTTGTGGTTAACTTCACCTCTCAGCTGGTCATTTACACCACCCTGAAAATTCATCACATCACAATCTTTCTCCCCAGCCACAGTTACGCTCCTTGTTTGTTTAGTATTCTGCTCAGTCAAGTAATAGCtgatttttcttttcagtttaTCCGCAGATCTCCGACAACAGAGTGAGAGGAAATTATCCTCGACTGGAGTGCTGGGAGGGCGAGAGGAAATGGATGGAGAGGCCGGTCTTATCTGCGGGACCGCTCCGTTCCCAAAACCCCTGGGCTGAAGAACTGGATCTGGCAGGTCCTGGGTTTACTGCGGTCCCTGACCGCCCACTACCTGCAGGGCTCAAATAGCCTCTCTTGTGTTTTTATGATGCATGATTTGGATTGAAAGTTCTTGTGAAACCTTCTTCTGAGAAAACATACTTTTGCCTTCTTCAACGGCAAGTCAGGTGGCAAACGCTCCGTCGGCGTAACTCTTTCCTTGCCAAACTctgtcttttttaatatatttctaaaaagtTTAAGTACTTTGGTAATAACTATTCTTAGTaatgttttttaagaaatatgctTAACACAAGCATACTTTAAGTGAAGTTTTAGTGTATTTACAGAAAGCATACTTGTTTTACTCTTTCTCAAAGTATATTTTATGTGTACTTCGTGTAAGAACATTTCCATTAGAACTGATCAAAGCACATTTTCTCTTGTAATACTGTATTTGTTTCACACACAGTATTTGGTCACTCAGGTTTAAATGACATCTTGCCTCAAAAGTCAGATTTGAGGTTACTTCATAttactatagtttttttttttttttacaggcaGTTTCACTTTGTTGAGTTgagatgggagaaaaaaatggcatgaaattatgaaacaaatattaatggaaaaaatcatttattgaacaagcattttttttttttttttttttcatttaaaatgtatagcaGCACATACATTATGTTTTCAGATTTAATTATTAGGATCATTACTTTGTAAAGGTGGTGCGCCTATGGGGTTCAGGCTGCAGGATTTCCAAATGACTACAGAAACCTTATCAGAAAGATGgtagaaaactgtacatttcttgtctatcACCACCCACTACTACTTATACCAACAACAGAAATAAGCGCagttacaatagcaaaatatgtgggacAGTGTTGCTATAGTGTGACGATACTGTATTACAATAGCTACATTCTAAAAAAAGATGgttctttaaaggttctttacacaTAGTGACAGTTCTATTTAGAACCGTATCGTCCTGAAGAACCCTTTATATGCTGAAATGGTTCTTTGTGTTCGACTTTAGGGTTCTTTATTcccgcctttttgtttttcaaatctgtaaCTGTCAGTCACTTCATTACAGATTTTCTGGAGCTCAACCATCAAACTACACAGACTGTCAACACACTCTCAACAGGTAAatgatttctttcttaaaatgtcTGTAAATTTGAACTTTaaatttgtaactttttttttttttttcactttttagtTTATCAGAACATTTAGGAATGACCAGCTCTGTTCAGTTAAGGGTTCTTCTCTCCACTTCTCCTCTAAGCAAGTAACAGAGATAATGACTTTATGAtccatattgatttttttaattattactttatgcATAAACATACCcagtaacaaaaaaacaaacaagcattaAAGCTGTCccatgactttatatcacttttccttttttacattgtaaaggGCTTACATAACTGTCAATTTTTGCTACTTTTGCCTTcataaacataattatttttacagAAACAAATGGAAAAGACAGACTGTAACTCTATACTCAGTTGTGTATTTCAGATGCTGTCACATGATCTCATAACCTCATCATCTGCAGAGAGAAACCGACATCAATGACACCAAAATGATGAACTTCAGACATCATCGAGGATTGTGAAGATATTTCACTGGAACTTGCTCTTTCTAATTTGTTTTACTTccttatgtatttattcatgttCAGTGTGAGTTgccatttattaatgtattcagCTAATAACTGTTGTCACACATTTTTGCTACAATTatgtcaataaaaaaattaaaattacataattgacaaaatatgttgttgttttttttaatctaaaccCTATGAGAGGCTACAACACATAAGAACaggctgataaaaaaaaataatatataaaaattaatattatgatactaaaattaattatataaagatattaatatgctaataataatgaaaataaacatattaaagaGGTTATTTATAAAACCATTAAGGTCATATAAAGCACTTTTAAAgcaggttctttatggaaccttaTAAAAAGGGTTTTGTTATTGTAACAAGCTGAAGAACCCTAATTTGGTACTGTTTAGAACCATTTTTCTTTAGAGTGTAGCACTTCAAAGTTAATACTgaatcaaaactagttagcacatcatttgtatttaaaaagggtttaatgacaatatctaCTAATCGTACCcagcatatatttaaaatgttacctgagagagaggaagagagagagactttagaaaagagaagagagaaagagccaGAGCAATGAAGACCCAGCGAAAAGAAGagacagaaaataaagaaagagaCCAGAAAAAGAAGAGTTagagcaacagttacaatcttcttttatctcttccttgaccatgtgactgaaactcaaatgtaagacattcaaactgaccaatcagaagattaaaatttcccccactgtactaaaggtgtgacAGTTCATTGACCCCTGATGTACACACATCTCGACCTGTACAGGCCTTGATCACTATCAGCACCTCTTTGACTTTTGGAAttccaaatgtaaaataaagagaGAGCGGGGGATGAGACAGCAAAGCAAACATCtttgtctattttaaaatatctttggaTATTTTCAACCTTACAACTTTCATCTCCTAATTCATATTGGGGTGTAAATTCATTTATTGTATTTGACAGGTGTGATGATCAGTGGAGTTGAGTTTTTACCTCCATCATTAATGCCTGGGCTAAAATATGGATAGAGTTTGTCAGTGAAAGACTGACCAGTGAAAGAGTAGATATGAGAGCTGGACTCCACATCATAAAAGGAGACCAGACCCTCCTCATAATCCACAAACACACCGACCCGCTGCGGCTTCACTCTCAGACACAGAGAGACGAGAGAATCAGCACAGGCTTTATATTCATTCTCATTCCTCAGCCGCACAGACCAGAATCCATTACTGGGTCTCGCTGTGATCTCTCCCTTCCTGTCAATGGATTCCCTGACCACTCCTAAATCCCAGTCAGTCTTTCCCTTCACCTGCACCTCAAAATAAAATCTCCCTGAGGAGAATCCCTCCTTTCCCAGGACAATTGGATATCTATCAAATCTCTCTGGTTTGTCTGGGAGTTTCTGTTTAATGTCTCCATGTCTCACTTGTTTTCCATCATCAGACAGGATGAGTTCAGGATGAGCTGTATCAGGATCCAGAGTCACATCCACTGAGAAAACAGAGAATATGAATCACATCttaaaacagacattttgtgatgatgtttttaatatttaatcagtGTTTAATCATCCTGTAGGTCAGTGATGAAGCTGTGAGTATATGAATGTAATCTAGTGTAGTTCAGACACACACTGTACCTTCATACTGCTGCATCCTCTTCAGATCTGTAGAGACACATGACAATAAAACACCATCAGATCTTTGACATGTTTTAAGATTTAAGGTTATATTTAAAGAATTGAGTACAAGATCATGTTTTATCTGATCAATGTCTCTGCTGATATTTAGAGAATCAAACAGAAACCCCTATTGCTTTGAGTTTGAGCTCTtaatatttcttcttttttacaaacagatataattttacaaatgttgaatggtgaaatattttatgcaaGTTATTTTTGTGTCCAATGTTATTCATCTCAGTTTTGGAGTGGTTTAGTGTTGtggttatttaaataaattcgataaataaaaatagatcattaaaattaaagtccAGCACTCCAAAGCTGTTTGAGCAACAGGTCTGAAATTCTCCTCTAAAGAAGAACGAATGTGCATCTTAAACCCTTGATTTCTATCAGTTTGATTTTCTTCTGCTAAACTGATTTTTATCTGaaacatattcacaaaactTAGGTGAGACAGTTGAAAAGACcaaaattacagaaaatgtatatttctttctcatcaaaaaatgtgtttgcagATGAACTAAAGTCTCATGGTTGTAGTTACAGGGATGAAGCTTCTAGTACAATaatttatactatattatagtACATGAATTTACTGCATGTTTTCTGAAATTAGAGCTGAAAATGAGCTGCTCTCTTCAAGAAGAACTGTGAGCTGATGATAAtgagacacaaacacattttcagaCACAATTtcagtcatgacaactcttggagTGGATTAAATTCAACCAGTATTTATTGGCatatttaaagtatatatatttaaagatgaTAAATATATGTATCTGTACAGTGTATTTGATATTGACGTACCAGTTAGTGTGAGTTTCTCCTGTAGAGTGTCCTGCAGTTGAGTCAGAGCTCTCCTCAGAGTCTCCAGACTCTCGTCAGTCTTCACACTGATCTCAGACCAGTTCCTGGTGTTTCTAGAGCTGCACAGGGATGAGTAAATCTACAGCAGGAGAAATCCTTCAGCATGGGGAGTGTTATGGTGTCATATACTGCATTATCATTGATCAGAGAGATGTTGACTGACCTGTAGGAGGTGGAGGTGATCTTCAGTGTGTGagagctgctccagctcagTGTTTCTCATCTTTAGCTCAGTGATCTCCTGCTCCAGCTCTTCAATGAGCTCTTCCTCCTGTTTCTCTGCTGCTTTCTGCTGCTCCTCCATGATCTCCAGCAGTTCAGTCTGACAtctctcaatggagcggatGAGATCAGTGAAGAGCTCAACACGGGCTGCTTTCTCCTTCTCTGTGTTTCTCTGCTCAAACAGGACAATCAACACATTATTAGTGGTGTTTGATAAGACAAGAATCAGTGTTACTATTGCTCACACTtcagtgtttttcaaaatcCCTCAACTGAAGTATTAAACTTCATCATCCTTCATTATTTCATAAACTTCATTATACTTCAAAATGCACAATTCTTCTCTgatcttttctcttttgtaatgtctctcagtcatctctctttctacagtctttcttcaaatctccctcttgctcactctctctcctcccccatcatgagtggacacgccccctactgctgattggctataAAGTGTGCTCCCCCACCCACCATAATGGTAATATGTAGAGGAATTATGAgagaaataaaaggaaaaaattgGGAGATGGAGGGGTTTTGGAAGAATTGTTCCTGGGACGGCGCaatgactgctgcttatatacatttgtaatgatgatcGACAGGACTGGCTATTCCCGAATCTATGTTTAGAACTTcatataattacattattttaaactcACTTTTCTGACTTCTGCTGAGTGTTTGACGTCTTGAATCTTCTTGATTCTGTCCTGGATCATCTGCTGCACGTCTTTCTGTGTCTTCATCAGTTGAGTCTATAGACACAGAACAAcacaatatattttcataactgattcatttatatcacaggtgtcaaactcagttcctggagggccacagccctgcagagtttagttccagcCCTAATTAAATGCACCTGATTCAGCTAATCAAGTCCTTCAGGCTTATTTGAAAGCTACAGGTATGTTTGTTGGAgcagggctgtggccctccaggaactgagtttgacacccctgattTATATGAAAGAGCATGTGATTCCTCATGATATAAGCACTTTAAAATCAGTTTTGTCAGTAACTTCTACCTTCTGCTCTTCATTCTCTTCTTCTATAGGAACAGTGTTGTGGTTCTTGTGGTCTTTCACAGCACACATCGGACACACACATGTCTGATCATCTCTACAGAACAGCTCCAGAGGTCTCTCATGTTTCTGACATATATAGTCCTCCAGATTCCTCACAGGATTGATCAGTTTGTGTTTCTTTAAACCTGCCACTCTTAAATGAGTCTCCAGGTGAGTTTCACAGTAAGAGCTCTGACACACCAGACACGACTTCAGGGCTTTCAGCTTTCTTTCCTCACAGAAGTCACACAGAACTTCAGGTTTTTTTAGAACTTCAGGTCTTTTCTCaggacttttctttttatagtgATCTACGAGCTCTCGGAGTGTGGTATTAATCTTGAGATCAGGTCTGATCTTGAATGTTTCTTTACAATATGGACAGTTGCAGGTCTGGCTGTTGTCCCAGCACTTATTCAGACAGGTCTTGCAGAAGTTGTGTCCACATGGAGTGCTGACTGGATCAGTGAACACGTCCAGACATATCGAGCACTGAAGCTCCTTAGTCAGTGGACCGCTGGAGGATGACATCGCTGGACAGTGAAATGATGAAGAGAAATCACCTACACTACTAGTCTGGAGACACTTGAAAAACACTGAATGCAAGTTTCTCGTGATCTTAGAGACATTTTGTTTGAAAGACTTTTGTGTAAATTATTGAAATGATGACGATGAGTTTATTACACAGATGAGTAGGAAAAGAATCAACAAGTTAAAAAGAATCCCATGATTCACCTCATGAAGTTGGTTGaatgtaaatcaaatataatttttctcaAATATATAAGAGATCATGTACAAGCTGATCATTACTGCAAAATGAACCCAGGCGAGCTGATCAGTACCCTGATGTGAAGTAGTACTGTACATTTTGGGTTATTGACTTACATGGAGGAAGAGAGTCAACACTCCGTCTCCTGGTTTTTCTTGCTTTTATTGATGTTGGTGAAGATTCTGCCATTGTTCTTTCCTTCTTCAAGACTTttcaagaaattaaaaaaaacgtaTTGTATTATACAACATTATTATGACCAGTGGACTGATCTAAGCCCATTTGCTCCTTCTAATACTGTATTTGTTTTACACACAGTTTTTGGTCACTGAGGTTTAAATGAAATCTTGTCTCAAAAGTCAGATTTGGGGTTACTTCATATTCTCTCATGaccatttaataaatatatttatattaaagttttaaaatctCATTGATAGTGAGAGAAACACAATCACTCCTCATACGACCTGCTGTTTAGATCAGAAACAACAAGTACAAAGTAGGTCATATCCTTAcctatgaataaatatatatctccacagaataaacataaatattgtaTGACCAAGTGTAGTTTGTATGACTAAGTATAGttttaatgaatataaatgtgattttcagCTGCAGTTTAACAGGTTTGTCAAGTCTGTCTGCAGCTCATTTTTCTTCCTGTTTCTTTAGTCTTaatataatgtgacaaaatgacagaaacaccAAACTTTACTTTACAACCAATGAAATGACACTTTTAATACAATTCTGATATCATTTCAGTGCAGTAAACAGTTGAGTATTTGACATGCTTAAACCTGATTCAGTTCAACTCATTCCAGTTCAACATAAACCTACTAAACCAGATCACTTCCATCAGAAACCTGTTCGGCTCAATCTCTCTTATATTTCTATCATTACCTGTGAGTATCAGATGTGTCCACAAGGATCTCTGAACGGCTCAATAAATATTCTGTTGTTTAAAAAGGTTGATCGTTTCAGGTGTTCATGTTGTTGTTGATCAAgttactttcactttctctgAATCTGAACTACAGTGATGTCAGAGCTCCTCCtgtatttacacatttacatttgtctctgtattcagtgtgttgagttcatgtgtgtctgtttgtatTGGGCCTGATGTTTCTATCAGATTAATCtcagtgtttgtatatatagtCTATACAAGTGGACCAAAGAAGAAATATTTGTACGAATTTCTAAATGTCTTTTGtgatccacagaagaaagtcacatgatgagtaaatgatgacagaatgctgctCTTCCTTTAAAACATCTTCAGTCTTTTCAAACATAATTGAGGTTGAATCCCTGTGTTTGTCAGAATGATTCCTCTGTTGATCTGTTGAGAGAAAATAGTTTGACATGCTTGAACTGTTAGTATGTAGAAGCTCAAACTAATGTAATGACCTCAGAGAATTGTTATTCAATTTGTTTCATGTCTTTGTTTATTGTAGGTAATTTGcacaaataatataatgtaaaggGGAtaatcatagactgtaaaaaaggaAGGTGTGGAGATCTGTCTTGGAGCAGGTGATCATGTGTTGGTGAGGGACCTGTCAGAAAGAGGCGGCCCAGGAAAACTGTGAGTGTACTGGGAAAAGCAAACGTATGTGGTGAAAGAAAGGAGAGGAGGGGATGATCCAGTGTATGTAGTAGAACCACTGGATGGACCTGGAAATGAAAGAGTGCTGCAACAGAACCTTCTATATCCTTGCCCATACCTGGTCGATAAGCGGGGACAGCCAATGTTCATCTGGAAAGAAAAGGATGTCAGAGGGACAGATCAAAACAGGAAGCACAACCATGACGGATACTCACCATGACAGAACAGACAGTTCCAGTGACGAGGAGTTTGACTTGTGGGTTCAACGCAGAGAACAGGAACAGATCTGGATCCACCTGCAGCAGAATTCCACCCTAGAAGAGAGGAGAGAAACAGGAAACCTGAAAAAGAAGAAATCGTTGacaaatctgtaaacccaacggATCTGGAGGGGCATCCAGAGGAGTCTGATGAAGAGGTGCTGGGAGATCTTCAAGAGGAGCAGGAGCTGGAGGAAGGATCCATAAAGCCAAGCATGAAGAAGGTGACTTGGCATCAGAACCTATGAGGAGAActttttctttaatatatagtaaacttaACGATCACACTGCAAAGCCTCTTTCTATTAAAACTATCTAGAATCGTGAACAGATTTTGACTCATCAGTCGACTGGGAGAGGGTGTGGTCTACTCTAATCTTAACTTCTAAAAACTTGGCTCATCTTATTCATTTCATCAATAGATCATACCTAACCCCTTACAAGAGGTTTAAAATGAAACTGCAATTGACCTATAACTGCGATATCTGTATCACTGTATCTTCCACAAGTTTTGGGAATCCAATTGTTGTCAAGCTATGGACTCTGTGAATtctgttttgtcctttttactACAAATTGTTTACATCTCTAATCCAGGTTTATGTCTTCTCAATGACGATTCTAACTCCTCTATACGTTCATTAAAGGAGAAAATGTTGTTTGCTGGTTTTACAGAGGCAAAGAAGACAAAACTGGTTTACTGCGTACATGTGTGCAAAAATATTTTGGATTCATAGCCTCCTTAAAACAGTGGCTTGTGAATGTACAACAGCGCAAATTAACAAGGCTAAACCTAGTACCATTGATGCATGGCAATGTTTTTCTTTCAACATTTTGGACTATATAAAGTAATGAccatatatagtatttttttttcttttcttttttccccccctttttCTTACAGATTTTAAAATTAGTGATAATATGTTTGTTGGTCCCCCTtccctgtttgtttgtttgaatggatgttattttgttaatcaaaagacaataaaaagttgatcacaaagaaaaaaaaacgaagAATCCctaaatgaatcagccgttttgaatgaatcatttgactgaatgattcaatgactcatccGTTAAAAGAATGAACGAATCGTGGCTGTCTTtatgagtcattaaatcattcattagGGCAATTTGAAACATTACTGTGTTGCTCTGAGAATGACTTTACTGCGacatcaagaaaacaagaactTATACAGATAAATTTTTTGCCCCAtttcttgaattttaggggcattttattattttggtgGCATTCTCGCTCCAAGCCCCCGTTAATTTCCGCCCCTGGTGTGTGCGCGGCAGGGGGCAGGGCTCTTTTTCGTGGAGGCCCGTTTCAAGTGAAAAGGGTGAAGCAAAGCAAAGGCCGCTACTGGTCGTATGGACTATGCTTTGATAGTACTTTTTAGGCATTTTTGTAGCTTGACAGTGTCCGTCCCCATTCTAAACATtctatttgtgtttgttttggggtgaactattacTTGAAATGGATTTATGGTGATCTCTGTGCAGGTGTTTGTTTCAGTGCAGCGGAGGGGGGTTCGCTTTACAGCtccagacatttttaaaaatcatctgTGCTGTAAACGGTCTCCTGCGCTTTTGCCTACTGTTCACACACGGAAACATTAACTGCTCTGCACGGACGCTGTCATTGTCTCCTTACTGTATTTCTTCTCGTTTTATTTCTTATTCAAGATCAATATTTACCCAGCAGCCCCTGGGGCTCAGGATTACCTCATATTCTCCAGGTCCAGCTGTGCTTTCTCAGCGTCTCCATAGCAACCTCAGGAATGTGCACATCATGTTTATCCTACTGCCaggaaaacagagagagagagagagagagagattaaggAAAGGT encodes the following:
- the LOC127501588 gene encoding E3 ubiquitin-protein ligase TRIM39-like, which codes for MAESSPTSIKARKTRRRSVDSLPPSMSSSSGPLTKELQCSICLDVFTDPVSTPCGHNFCKTCLNKCWDNSQTCNCPYCKETFKIRPDLKINTTLRELVDHYKKKSPEKRPEVLKKPEVLCDFCEERKLKALKSCLVCQSSYCETHLETHLRVAGLKKHKLINPVRNLEDYICQKHERPLELFCRDDQTCVCPMCAVKDHKNHNTVPIEEENEEQKTQLMKTQKDVQQMIQDRIKKIQDVKHSAEVRKRNTEKEKAARVELFTDLIRSIERCQTELLEIMEEQQKAAEKQEEELIEELEQEITELKMRNTELEQLSHTEDHLHLLQIYSSLCSSRNTRNWSEISVKTDESLETLRRALTQLQDTLQEKLTLTDLKRMQQYEVDVTLDPDTAHPELILSDDGKQVRHGDIKQKLPDKPERFDRYPIVLGKEGFSSGRFYFEVQVKGKTDWDLGVVRESIDRKGEITARPSNGFWSVRLRNENEYKACADSLVSLCLRVKPQRVGVFVDYEEGLVSFYDVESSSHIYSFTGQSFTDKLYPYFSPGINDGGKNSTPLIITPVKYNK